The following coding sequences lie in one Bacteroidota bacterium genomic window:
- a CDS encoding SdrD B-like domain-containing protein, with protein MTALYARLRFAHAALAALLVLSAHPLAAQTPIEAITTVSQAFAPESYTVGGKTVNHGAPVAEDFILDTFEIGGTTYAFDAEADAVVVRRYDPASGGPTGTPFGEKQTVWYFGTYDGSVADVAASRVYDEAGALGSRVINRGSNNTFDNARGASISSNVERVDFLFATGLSTSSAALAGAGFPVFERSGGNAFGIAAITALDRSGAPDGYGPLVLVTNNNTAVSPAFSPVSFEQEDGETALEPTGQSGAQDVKGVFVSLADLGVAAGQTIYGYSLFGEDTPPSADLVDYASFPKTEDGGADLVGGGQFFVATNIVFAPDCFTVADEGGSEDQLVGIDRATGASSVIGSGTGGQDIEGIAMQPGGMLYAADGDRLGVIDRTTGTFVLVNPGAPTFGSGDGAAGTITFDEVDGLAFDPFTGRLLGVHRRDGSQEDLLLEIDPATGKVVADAFGAGADYVAVGTRSASPRRNDIDDLAVSPLDGRIFGVANGGGADRLVEIDPATGAVTDLGALGVRDMEGLSFDATGTLYGTTGSTGSDRNAFFTIDPATGSASRVAGLSGGTDFEAVACLTDGVNTVSGTTFFDPNANGVYDDGDTAVSGLPVVLWRDVDGSGTADATTDVRLATTTTAADGSYGFTVAAEGAFVVAYSLGQRGSEAMTTVTSYPVLFAGFGNASVSNDFGTTTSTDLALSMTVDEPSPSRGDAVTFTLVLTNEGLVDATGIQVSHPVLARADTVEIVSAVPETGTYSGTLWEVPMLPPGASIKLAVTVRLLVDQVAFTGLAEVAAVDQVDADSTPYNGATAEDDYASATATTGGSSSGGEGGLESNGTMAQTLANVLYGRRVSDAATLERGESLAPPRLAPAGTAQRSTDLQSIFPAEGPAGSIPFEVSPGDLLPVTNARAVLAADYHRAADNRRTAVLFATTTAPGEIYEHTKVVCDRLRGAVLEGIEHVDILGHPFVLAQLRYPNGSVDYAVSFVAYPTGAGYTVDSRFLLTDYAPEGTGEDVVNVQAWSVSRDYTVDLVERVLSGLGGAVVYRNTEANAPTLPSVFVRRAEYANGRLDIELNNGAAAEHVRLVGGTLARVEGGERTGFEERIELAESDGSVVTATFETGPVFDVAFFVEADAAGADLLYLADGAWGWAADPAGATVETFEVRPDTRGTAGAVVRRVERPARLAGTVETWATLFRYLRPGGGPVDLSDYEWVEFTASGQGDVRMLLEKASIRTSDHFSSSFSLTAGQRRIRIPFADLRRTGGSDGFAGEDAVVLSFFVWGNGSTEAPFALDVSDVVFGKGSAGDGLLPAEPSLASAYPNPFAETVTLAFELPEAQQARLTVYDMLGRRVAVLASGEHEAGYHAVRFDGRHLSAGVYVYRLVLPGHVFSQRMTLVR; from the coding sequence ATGACGGCTCTTTACGCACGGCTACGTTTCGCGCACGCAGCGCTTGCGGCGCTCCTCGTCCTCTCGGCGCACCCGCTCGCCGCGCAGACGCCCATCGAGGCCATCACGACGGTCTCCCAGGCGTTCGCGCCAGAGAGCTACACGGTGGGCGGCAAGACCGTCAACCACGGCGCGCCGGTGGCCGAAGACTTCATCCTCGACACGTTCGAGATCGGCGGGACGACCTACGCGTTCGACGCCGAGGCCGACGCCGTCGTCGTGCGCCGGTACGATCCAGCCTCGGGCGGGCCGACTGGGACGCCGTTCGGCGAGAAGCAAACGGTGTGGTACTTCGGGACCTACGACGGCTCGGTGGCGGACGTCGCGGCCAGCCGCGTCTACGATGAGGCGGGCGCGCTCGGGAGCCGTGTCATCAACCGGGGCTCGAACAACACCTTCGACAACGCGCGCGGAGCCTCGATCAGCAGCAACGTCGAGCGCGTCGACTTCCTCTTCGCTACCGGCCTGTCGACGAGCAGCGCGGCGCTCGCCGGGGCCGGCTTCCCCGTCTTCGAGCGGAGCGGGGGCAATGCGTTCGGAATCGCCGCCATCACCGCGCTCGACCGCAGCGGCGCCCCGGACGGCTACGGGCCCCTCGTCCTCGTCACGAACAATAACACGGCTGTTAGCCCGGCCTTCTCGCCGGTGTCGTTCGAGCAGGAGGACGGGGAGACCGCGCTCGAACCGACGGGCCAGAGTGGCGCGCAGGACGTCAAGGGCGTCTTCGTCAGCCTCGCGGACCTCGGCGTCGCTGCCGGGCAGACGATCTACGGCTACTCCCTGTTCGGCGAGGATACCCCGCCCTCGGCCGACCTCGTAGACTACGCCTCGTTCCCCAAGACTGAGGACGGCGGGGCCGACCTCGTCGGCGGCGGGCAGTTCTTCGTCGCCACGAACATCGTCTTTGCCCCCGACTGCTTCACCGTCGCCGACGAGGGCGGGAGCGAGGACCAACTCGTCGGGATCGACCGGGCGACGGGCGCGTCGTCGGTGATCGGGTCGGGGACAGGGGGGCAGGACATCGAGGGAATCGCGATGCAGCCCGGCGGCATGCTCTACGCCGCCGACGGCGACCGCCTCGGCGTGATCGACCGGACGACGGGGACCTTCGTGCTCGTCAACCCCGGAGCTCCGACCTTCGGCAGCGGCGACGGCGCAGCGGGTACGATCACCTTCGACGAGGTCGATGGGCTGGCCTTCGATCCGTTCACGGGCCGCCTCCTCGGCGTGCACCGCCGGGATGGGTCGCAGGAGGACCTGCTCCTCGAGATCGACCCGGCCACCGGCAAGGTGGTCGCTGACGCGTTTGGTGCCGGCGCGGACTACGTCGCGGTCGGCACGCGCTCGGCCTCACCCCGACGCAACGACATCGACGACCTCGCCGTCAGCCCGCTCGACGGCCGGATTTTCGGCGTCGCCAACGGCGGCGGGGCGGACCGCCTCGTCGAGATCGACCCGGCGACCGGCGCGGTGACCGACCTCGGCGCACTCGGCGTGCGCGACATGGAAGGTCTCAGCTTTGACGCTACCGGCACGCTCTACGGCACGACCGGCAGCACTGGCAGCGACCGGAACGCCTTCTTCACCATCGATCCTGCGACCGGCTCGGCCAGCCGCGTCGCCGGCCTGAGCGGCGGGACGGACTTTGAGGCCGTCGCCTGCCTCACCGACGGCGTCAACACCGTCTCCGGCACCACCTTTTTCGACCCCAACGCGAACGGGGTGTATGACGACGGAGACACGGCGGTCTCCGGCCTGCCGGTCGTGCTATGGCGCGACGTGGACGGCAGCGGGACGGCCGACGCCACCACCGACGTCCGCCTCGCCACGACGACCACGGCTGCGGACGGGAGCTACGGCTTCACCGTCGCGGCCGAGGGCGCGTTCGTGGTCGCGTACAGCCTCGGGCAGCGTGGCTCCGAGGCGATGACGACCGTCACGAGCTACCCTGTCTTGTTCGCTGGCTTCGGCAACGCGAGCGTCAGCAACGACTTCGGGACGACCACCTCGACCGACCTCGCGCTCTCGATGACGGTTGACGAGCCGAGCCCAAGCCGGGGCGATGCCGTCACGTTCACGCTAGTTCTCACGAACGAAGGCCTCGTCGATGCCACGGGCATCCAGGTCTCGCACCCCGTCCTCGCCCGCGCCGATACGGTCGAGATCGTCTCCGCGGTACCGGAAACGGGGACCTACAGCGGCACGCTCTGGGAGGTCCCGATGTTGCCTCCGGGCGCGTCGATCAAGCTCGCCGTCACCGTCCGGCTGCTCGTCGACCAAGTCGCGTTCACCGGGCTCGCCGAAGTCGCGGCGGTCGACCAGGTCGACGCGGACTCGACGCCGTACAACGGAGCCACGGCCGAGGACGACTACGCCTCGGCGACGGCCACGACCGGCGGGTCGTCCTCCGGCGGCGAGGGCGGGTTGGAGTCCAACGGCACGATGGCGCAGACGCTGGCGAACGTGCTCTACGGCCGCCGCGTGAGCGACGCCGCGACGCTGGAGCGGGGCGAGTCGCTCGCCCCGCCGCGCCTCGCGCCCGCCGGCACGGCCCAGCGCTCCACCGACCTCCAGTCGATCTTCCCCGCTGAGGGGCCGGCCGGGAGCATCCCCTTCGAGGTCTCGCCGGGCGACCTACTCCCCGTCACGAACGCCCGCGCTGTGCTCGCGGCGGACTACCACCGTGCGGCCGACAACCGCCGCACCGCTGTGCTCTTCGCGACGACTACGGCCCCCGGTGAGATTTACGAGCACACGAAGGTCGTCTGCGACCGCCTGCGCGGGGCGGTCCTCGAAGGCATCGAGCACGTCGACATCCTCGGGCACCCCTTCGTGCTGGCGCAGCTCCGCTACCCGAACGGCTCGGTGGACTACGCCGTCAGCTTCGTAGCCTACCCCACCGGCGCGGGCTACACCGTGGACAGCCGGTTCCTCCTGACGGACTACGCGCCCGAGGGCACGGGCGAGGACGTCGTCAACGTCCAGGCGTGGAGCGTCTCGCGGGACTACACCGTGGACCTCGTCGAGCGCGTCCTCAGCGGGCTCGGCGGCGCGGTCGTCTACCGCAACACCGAGGCGAACGCCCCGACGCTGCCGAGCGTGTTCGTGCGCCGGGCGGAGTACGCCAACGGCCGCCTGGACATCGAACTCAACAACGGAGCGGCGGCGGAGCACGTCCGGCTCGTCGGCGGGACCCTCGCCCGGGTCGAGGGCGGCGAGCGGACCGGCTTCGAGGAGAGGATCGAGCTAGCAGAGAGCGACGGGAGCGTCGTGACGGCTACGTTCGAAACCGGCCCGGTCTTCGACGTGGCGTTCTTCGTCGAGGCCGACGCAGCCGGGGCCGACTTGCTCTACCTCGCCGACGGCGCGTGGGGCTGGGCGGCCGACCCCGCCGGAGCGACAGTCGAGACGTTCGAGGTGCGGCCCGACACGCGCGGCACGGCCGGTGCCGTCGTGCGCCGCGTCGAGCGGCCGGCCCGCCTGGCGGGTACCGTCGAGACCTGGGCGACGCTCTTCCGCTACCTCCGGCCCGGCGGCGGCCCCGTCGACCTGTCCGACTACGAGTGGGTTGAGTTCACGGCCTCGGGCCAGGGCGACGTGCGGATGCTACTCGAAAAGGCAAGCATTCGGACCTCCGACCACTTCAGCAGCAGCTTCTCGCTGACAGCGGGGCAGCGCCGCATCCGCATTCCGTTCGCCGACCTCCGCCGGACGGGCGGCAGCGACGGGTTCGCGGGCGAGGACGCGGTCGTGCTGTCGTTCTTCGTTTGGGGCAACGGGAGCACCGAGGCTCCGTTCGCGCTCGACGTCTCGGACGTCGTTTTCGGCAAGGGGAGTGCGGGCGACGGGCTGCTGCCGGCGGAGCCCAGCCTGGCGTCGGCCTACCCCAACCCCTTCGCGGAGACCGTGACCCTGGCCTTCGAACTGCCCGAGGCGCAGCAGGCGCGGCTCACGGTGTATGACATGCTCGGGCGGCGCGTGGCGGTGCTGGCCTCCGGCGAGCACGAGGCCGGGTACCACGCCGTGCGGTTCGACGGGCGGCACCTCAGCGCCGGCGTGTATGTCTACCGCTTGGTACTTCCCGGCCACGTCTTCTCCCAGCGAATGACGCTGGTGCGTTAA